Below is a window of Halolamina sp. CBA1230 DNA.
GTGGGCGTCGAGTGCGTACGCCAGTGCTGGCGTGTGCGTCCCGTCACGGGTGACGAGCGGCTCGCCATCACGCAACAGGCGAACTGACTCGATCTCGTGCTGTTGGAGTGTCCACTCGGTCGTCCGGTTCCCGCTCGGGCTCCTGCCCGGCACCCGCACGCGGTAGTCGACGAACCCGCGGAGCGTCCCGTTCGGCGCCACGTAGTGGGTGGTCTCGTTCGGGGCGGCGTGGACGCGCGTCGACGGCTGGACGGCGAAGACCGTGGCGTGGGCGTCGTCGATGAAGACACCACTCTCGAACGTGGCGTTCCGCGGCGCGACCGACGTGCCCGCCCCGCCAGCCTCGAGATCGGCGAAGTCGTTCCGCGTCCATGTCGACGCCGTCGCCGGTGGCCGAGTGAACGTGATGTCGGTCCCGTTCGCGAGCTGCTGCATCGCGGTCCGCGACTCGCCGTAGCGACGGCGATACTCGGTCTGGGACATGTAGTCATCGTCGTCACGTGACCACAGCGTCGCGGACTCGTTCTCGGTGAGGCCGTTGGCCTCCGTCCCCGGCGCTGGGGGGTTCGCGGTCCCGACAGCCGTGACTCCGGCGGCAAGGCAGAGCACGGCGGTGACCACAACGGGGACGCGTGCCGGCATGGAGCGGTCGGTGGCTACCAGGGGACGAGATTGACGCACTCAGCCAGCGGGAGGCGCATCATCGACCCGGCGACGGTGTATAGCGGCCCGAGGACGACGAGGACGACCGCGGACTTCATCGCCGAGCGCTTGTGGCGTTTGAAGCGCTCCTTCTGCTCGCGGTCGATAGTGAACATCTCGAGCAGGGAGTCGGCCTGCCACACCACGACGAGGCCGATGATCCCCAGCGCCGTCGTCAACTGGAAGAACCCCTCGATCATGCTGGGGAGGTTGTCCGCGCTACAGACGGCGTTCTCCTGGGCAGCGACGGGGTCGACGACGACGACGCTGAGCAGGACGACGATGAGGGCCGCCTGCTGCAGGCGTCGGTGGATCGGCGACGACTCATCGTTTGCCGGGACAGCGTGATCGGGAGCAGTGTGCTGGCTCATCGTGATCACTCCGTCGTGGTGTCGGCCGTCGGTGACTGGCGCTCCTGGTCGGCGACGAGTGCTTCCAGATCCGCGAACCGGTTGGTTTCCGTCGCGATCTCGTCCAGCGTGTACCCTTGCTCCTGGGCCCGCTCCAGGAGGTCGCGGAGTTCGTCACTGTCGACACCGCGAACGGCCATCTCCTCGCGGAGCGCACGCCGATAGAGGGCCGAGGCGTTGATGTGGTCGTGCCACTGGAGGTACAGTTCATCGATCGGCTCGATGGTGACTGAGCGGGTGATCATGCGTGTGGCGGGGGGGTATGTGTTGGTTGGGTATCGGTACGCGGTAACAATATACATAGTTAGAACTTATTCCTTTTGTCAGAACAGAAAACCAATACATAGATAGCGAGAATCGATAGCTGAGAAAATCATACGGTATGCATGGGCCACGACGCCGATTCCGTGGTAGCTGTCCGGGTGCTGCTGTCCGACCGAGACGACACGGACCCGCTGGAGCATGGCGCAGTTGGGGAGCACCGGAGTGTTTGTATACATTGAGTATAATGTATACACTATGGGAACGATCTCGGCGCGGGTCCCCGATGAACTGGAAGCGGAGCTCGAGGCATATCTCGAGGACGAGAACCTGGATCGGAGTACGGCCGTTCGAAAGCTCCTCTCCGAGGGACTTGAGGAGTGGCGTCGCGAGCAGGCACTTGAGCAACTCGCGGCGGGGTCGATCACGTTCAGCAAGGCGGCTGAGCTGGCCGGGATGTCCGTCTGGGACTTCGCCCAGCTCGCAAAGGAACGCGACATCAGCTGGGTCGACGACGACCACGTCGACGCGGATCTCGAGGCACTGTGAATGTGGGTGTTCGACGCGACGCCGCTCATCTATCTCGCGAAAGTTGACCGACTCGCACTCGTCCACCACCTCGACGCGTCGTGTGTGATCCCCGAGCGCGTCTACGATGAAGTGGTCGCGACCGGCCTCGAAGAGGGGTATCCAGACGCTCGCCGAATCGAACGGGCCGTCGACGCTGACCGGTTCGACGTCGTCGCGGTTGACGCTTCGCCACTCATGGCTCGAATTCGGGAAAATCCCAGCCTTAGTGACGCTGACGCTGCTGTCCTGGCCTACGCCGACACGCATGACGGGGTGGCCGTGATGGACGAGACGTACGGGCGGGACGTTGCTGCCGCTGAAGGCGTTACGACCAGGGGCACAGCATTCCTGATTCTGAAACTCACAAAGCAGGGGGTGATTAGCGGTGACGACGCACGAACGATCATCGACGGGATGATCGACAACGGATGGTACTGCGCGCCCGACGTCTACACGAAGATCATTCAAAAGCTCGACTCGTTCGAAACCTGACCGGTGCGAAAAAGTTGACGAGAGGGTGGCAGACTATGGCGAGTGACGCCTCTCTCCAGATCCGCAGGGGAAAGCTACCTAGTCACTCAAAAAAGATTTAACCAACAATCCAAGGGACGTCGCACAGGTGTTGGTTAAGATTCGGTTGTTAGGTTCCCTCCAGCGCGCCGATCAGCGCTTCGGCCGTCCGACTAATCCGCCCGAGCCGGTCGCGAACGACTTCGGGATCGTCCGACTCCCACGCAGCGAGGTAGAACGCCGACCCGCTCGTGTCGAGTCCGCAGTAGCGCCCGACGACGTACGCGACCGCCTCAGCCTCGACTTCCCGCTTGGATCGTTCGGTGTCGTCATCGACGTCGCCGTGGAGCAGAGCATGCGCGTACTCGTGGATCAGTGTCCGCGCGAGGTCGGCCTCGTTCGCCCGATCACGAACCTCGACGCGCGGCTGGCCGTCGATGAGGCTCAGTTGCTGACAGATGCCCTTCGCCTCGCCGTGGGGCCAGTCGTCGTCGGGAACGATCCGCACCGTCACGCCGAGTTCATCAGCGGCGGCTGTCAGCTGGTCGACGAGGTCGCCGGCGTCCCCGGTCGCTGCTGTGTCGAGGTCGGGAAGTGGTTCACCCTCGGTCTGGGAGACGTCGAACACCGGCGCGGGCTGGAACCCGACCAGGCCCTCGGACCATTCTTCGGGGGGCGTTTCGTCGTACTCACAGCCACTGTCCTCGTGGTAGCCCGGCGAGTTCTCGCACTCCGGGCACTGCCTGGCGATGATCGGCGCCCAGATCCAGATGGCCGACTCACCCTCCTTGACGTGGCGGTCGAACTCCTCCTGCCACGTCCGGTAGCCGGCGACCTTCGTCGCCTCGGGACACTGCCGCTTGATGAGGAGCGTGTTGCGGGAGGAGTAGTCGTGGAACCGACTCTGGACGTCGAGCCACTCTTGGAACTCCGCGCTGGCCTGCGCGTCGTCAACGCCGGCGACGAGGTCGTCGATCCACTGTTCGATCGTGCTGTGCATTTCGTCGTGCCGTGTGTCGGCCTCGTCGAAGGAGACCGACGCGTCGCTGGTCGTGGACATCGTGTTCACCGAATCACGTTCACGGCGTGCCCGTCGATGCAGGACGCGCCGCACCCCTCAGGGGCGACGAAAAACTGCCGTCGCGCTCCCGCGTCCGGCCCGCCTGTCAGTGGCGTTGGCCAGCCAGCATTCCCCGCACTACGGACTGCCGGCTACGCCTGTTCGCCGCTTCGGCCGAACTTTCATCCTGTTCGGCTATTCAGCCGAACTTTATTCCGGCCGCAACCTTGATCATGGTTCGCTATAAACACCGAACTCAGTTGCAGTTCGGTAATAACGGCGAACACATGACCGAGAACTGGCCCGACGCCGAGTTCGTGGCGGTCATCGGCGACATCCGCGGGTCCCGAGAGCTGTCGGATCGCAGCGAGGCCCAGCAGGAGTTCAAGCAGGTTGTCACCACCCTCAACGAAGACATCCCGGACAGCGTGATCGCCTCGCAGTTCACCGTGACGACGGGTGACGAGTTCCAAGTGCTCCTGACCGATGCGGCCGCTGCCGTCGACGCGGTGGTCGCGGCCAGCGATCAGTTCCACCCGGCACGACTCCGGTTCGGTATCGGTCGGGGTGAGTTGGCTACCCAACTCAACCCGGCCCAGGCGATCGGGATGGACGGCCCGTGCTTTCACCGTGCTCGAGAAGCCATCGACGCGGCCGAAGCAGCCGGGGCGTGGGTCCGCGTCGCCGGCTGGGGGAGCCCCATCGACGGCCACGTCAACGCCATGTTCGATCTAGTGCAGTGCGTTCGGGAGGACTGGACGGAGCGGCAGGCCCAGTTCGCACGCGCCCTCAAAGCGGAGGGAACCCAGAACGGCGTCGCGGACCGCTACGACGTCGCGAAGTCCACCGTCAGCGAATCGCTCAGTGCCGGGCACGTCCAGGCGGTACGGGCTGCCGAGGCCTCGCTCGGCGAGCTGTTAGCGGCCAGCCGGAGCAACGGAGGGTCCCGATGAGTGGGTGGTTGACGGGGCTCGGTCCGGCCGGAACTGCCCTCGCGCTCCTCCTGTTCGGGCACGTTCTCGGCGACTTCGCCTTCCAGACGGACGACCTCGCGGCGGCCAAACACCGAATCGGGCCGCTACTCACCCACGGCAGTATCGTCGTCGTCGTCCACGCCGTCGTCTTCCTCCCATTGTTGACGGTCCAGACTGCGCCCACCGTAGTCGTGATCGGCGTCGTGCACGTCTTGATCGACGCCGTCTCGGCACGGCTTCGCCAGCGAACGGGTAGGTCAGTGCAGCTGTTCCTCGGTGACCAGCTGGCGCACTTGCTGGTCATCCTCGGCGGATGGGGGGTGGTCGACCCAGCCACGTGGGCGCTCACGCCGGTCGTGGCCGGTCTCGGTGGGGTGGAGCAACTCCCCTGGGCCGCAGTGACCACCGGGGCGGTGTACCTCGCGGCGTTCGTGTTCGCACACGACGGCGGGAACGCCATCGTCCGGGGAGTGCTCCCGGATCCGGATCCGGCGCCGGAGAGTGAGGACGATCTGGAGGCAGGGTCGCTCATCGGGAGCCTCGAGCGGTGGATCATCCTCTTCCTCGGCGTGGCTGGCCTGTGGGGGTCGGTCGGGCTCGTCGTGGCGGCGAAGTCGATCGCCCGGTTCGAAGAACTCAAGCAGCAGGCGTTCGCGGAGTACTTCCTCGTCGGGACGCTCACCAGCGTGCTCGTGGCGATCGCGTTGGCCGGAGCCGTGTCGGCTCTCGTGTGAATCGATCCCCACCATCGTGGGGGTTCCCTGTGGGGCCGGGTGATCCCCACGAGGGCATCGCCGCTCCACTCACGACCCCGAACTTCCAGCGTTGCCGACAGTGCCAGCCGTACCGTCCCCTGCACGGGGGGTTACAGCAGTAGCGAGGCGAAAGCTCACGGCTTTAGCCGTTGGAGGATGTCAGGGCGAGTCCGGCCTTTGAGATCATCTGTGTAAACTCTGACACCTGGTCGTATAAATACGTTTCTTGATTTCAGTTGACGCCATCGCTATTCGTCGGGGAGCCACCGCTCGATCTCGCCAGTCGTGAGTGTCCATGTCCCATCCGGCCCCGTACATTCGAGTTGACTTACGACCTCGCGCTTGAACGCTTGGTAATGCGTGCGAGCGACCTCCGGATCGTCGGTGTAGTCAAGCAGGATCGCGAGAGCGAGTTGGGCGGGGCCACTCCCACCGTACCCCCACTCGAAGCCCGAGGGGCTGTGGCTCACGACGTCGAGACTACGGCTCGGCGTGAGTTCCTGCTTCCCGGGGTACGTCCGCACGCGGACGCCGCCCCGAACGCGCGTCCCGACGTACCGAACTTCGATCGTCTCGGTCGTCGACTGTGCCGTCGTGGGATCGTCGATCGTTCCACTCATCGATATCTCGGGAGGCAACTCGCGCACTCCCGCACCCCTTGCTGGGGGTGAAAATCACCGCCCGCAGTCGTTCACGGCCTGCATCGCCATCGCGATCTCGAGGATCTTCGGGCGGATCGCGACGGCGACGCGATGCTTGCACGGGCTGTCGTCCCGCTCGTCGGCGGGACACGTACAGCTAACCGGGAGGCCGTCGACGACCGAGACACGGTACTCGTGCTTGGCCGGATCGAGGTGGCTCTCGTTGCGAACCCGGACGTCGCCGGCCTGGAGCGAGAACGCGAAGGCTTCGTACTGCGCCCGTTTGCGCACACGATTCGACGGGTCGAGTTCAGCGAATGGTGGGTGCTCCATCCTGCGTACTAGCGGGGTGCTGGTTTCGACCATCTTGGCGAGGCTGCGAAGCGGGACCGCTACGCCAGGTGGGCAACCGCCTCCGGCTCGTCGACGTCGTCGAACTCGCCACGCTCGACCGGCTCCCAGTCCTCTCCCGGCGCTGGACTCCACCAATCCACCTCGTAGGCGCCGGGCGCCCCGAGGATCTTCGCTCGCGCTGCGCCGTCAGGGAGGTCGCGACGGAGTTTCTCGTCGACGTGGAGGTTCCACGTCGTGTCGGTGGTGAAGCGCGCGATCGCGGCGTCTTCGTGGCCGCGTGTCTCCAGTGGCTCCTGCAGTTCGACCTGTGTGTTGCAGTGCTTGCAGAACACCCCCTCGAAGGGGATGTGGCTGAACACCTCGTGTCCGCAGACCGGACACCAGAGGAACTCGAACAATGCCTCACTATGACGGTCAAGTACTTCCACGCTCATCGGTGAATCAGGCCCGATCAGTCCGGGCCACTCCCTCGTGCCCGGCCGAAAAACAGTGCGCTGCGCGGGCTTCCTCCGCGCTGTCTCCCGCCTGGTCGTGGTTCATGAACTAGGACATGCGAACATCTTTTACTCCATGAGCAAGTAGACAGGAGTAGCAACTGGGGTCCCTATGAGCAGTAACGACACCAAGCATGTGCAAACGGAACTGAACGAGGACGAATACGAACGCTTCCGGGAGTTTGCGCGAGAGCACGGACTCTCGCTCAAGGAAGCGGGCCACGAGGCGCTCATCGAGTGGATCGAACGCCAGCAGCAAGCCGACCCGAACGACCCGGCGTTCACCGTCCTCGACGACCTTGAGGACGAGTCCCTTCCAGCGTCGGCGGCGACGGACGCTCGCGAAGAAGACGATCTCACCGATGAGTGGGACGGGAGCGACGAATCGTTCACGCTCGCCGACGATCCGTCCGCCCAGCCCTGACCGCAGATGGCAGAGCCAGTCGACACCCCGATCGGCACAGTTACAGCCGAGCACTTCCGCCCGGGCCACGTCCGACATCAGGTCGTTGTCGGCCCGAAGTTCCTCTACGCGCTGTTCAATCCTCGCGATCAGATGCACGCAGTCTCGCGGGCCTTCATGGCGTTCGTCCGCGACGGTGACCTCCCCTATCGTCGCCTCATCGTCAACGATCACATTGTCGACGAGGCCGCAACCCGGCTGAAAAAACAGGCGTCGATGCGGAACGCCGCATCGTTCCTGACGACGCTCGACGAGAGTACGCTGTATCAGTTCGAATCCGTCTCTGAGGATGTGTTCGATGACGCCAAAGCAACGTTCGTTGAGTGGACGGATCTGGATGCGTCACTCACTGATTTCGTCGTCGCCGCACACATGGACGAGCTGGCGGTCGATCACATCCTCACGTACGACCGGCACTACGATGCGTTCGACGTGACGACGCTCCCGTATCGCAGTCAGGACTAGCGGTACCAAGCACGTCCGAACCCTCACGAGATGGATCCAGCCGTGGATTGAGTCGATAAGCGCCCGCGACCGCATTCGGGCGGTCGCCGAGGCACTTCGCGAACCTCGCTCAGTTAACTGGATCAGCGAGCAGGCCGACGCTGCCTGAAGTACGACCAACGAGGAACTCCAGGATCTCGTCGCCCAGGACCAGCTGCGTCGCGTCGAAGCCGGCGAGACCACGCACTATCAGCCGGACTATACGCGACTGCTCTTCGAGGAAACCCGGACGCCAGTTCGCTGCACTGGATATCGAACCGGGCGCTCTCGGGGTCGCCGAGCCCATCGCTGCGACTGATCTGCAGTTCCGTGGGGGCGACGACATCGTCGTACGCTGTTTCGTCGGCGAGCGGGTCGAGTTCGAGCCAGCAGTCACGAATCCGCTGGAGCGCCGGCAGATCGACCAGCCCGCACTCGCCGGCACGGTCGTCGTCGGTCATTGGCTCCGGTGGAGGCGCATCCGGAGACGTGCGCTTGAACAGCGGGACGTTGAACGCGAACGGAGAGTATGAGCCTCCGGCCGACTGTGTTGGCCAGAGCGAGAGTCCACGCTGACAGCCCACGGCTTTAGCCGTGGGTTAGCTTACCCAGATCTGGTCCTGTGGATTGACTGTCTCCGTCCGAAAGGAGGTAGCTGCCAGAATGACTGGAATCGTTCATCCAACTCTGACGGACCACGCGAAACTGGGCCGAGTACTACGACAGACGCCGCCGGATGGCCGCCGTCGCATCGCCGACGTACTCTTCGGCCGTCTCGATCGCGCGCTCCTCGAACGGCGGCGTCAGCACGCGGTGGGCACAGAGACGACCAGAGGCCGCGTTGTTCCCGGCGCCCGGCCACGTCGACGCCCCGCAGACGTAGAGGTCCTCGACGGGCGTGCCGTACCGCGACCAGCCGGGAAACGGCCGCCACAGGAAGTTCTGGCGGAGGTGGTGACTCCCGGCGACGCTGTCGCCGCCGACGAGGTTGGGGTTCGTCGCTTCGAGGTCCGCCGGCGAGTGCACGTCACGATCCCGGATTGAGTCCCGGATTCCGGGGGCATACGTCTCGAGTTTGTCGAGCACGCGCTCGGCCATCGGCTCGGCCGCCACCTCCCAGTCGGTCGCCTCGATCTCGTCGGCTGCATCGCCCTCGATCTCCGAGGGGAGCGCTCGCACCTGGACCCAGAGGATATGCCCGTTGTCGGGCGTTCGGGTTTCGTCGACGGCGGTTGTCTGACCGACGACGAGCAGCGGCGATTCGGGGAGCTGGCCGTTCTGGGCAGCGGTGTACGTCGCCGCCAAGTCGTCGACGCTCGGGGCGATGTGGACGTACGCGAACTCCGACAGCTCCGCACCGGCCTCCCAATTCGGCAGGTCATCGAGTGCGAGATGGATCATCATCGTCCCCGGTCCGTACTCGTAGCGGTCGACTTTTTCGCGGAACGACCCAGGGAGGGCGGTGTCGTCTACGAGCCGGTCGTACAGCACCGTCGGCGTCAGATTCGCGACGACCGCTTCGCGAGCGCGGACCGTCGTGCCGTCGGCAAGCGTGACACCGGTCGCCCGGCCGTTCTGGGTGTCGACGGCGGTGACCTCGGCGTTCGTGCGGATCTCGCCGCCGCGGGCCTCGATAAGTGTCGTCAGCGCCTCGGGGATCGCCGACGCGCCGCCGGTCGCGACGGAGATGCCCTCCGAGAGTGCAGTGAACGATTCGAGGAACGGGAACATCGCGCCGCCGGAGACGTCCGGGCCGAAGTCGAGGTGGAGTCCC
It encodes the following:
- a CDS encoding UPF0175 family protein, translating into MGTISARVPDELEAELEAYLEDENLDRSTAVRKLLSEGLEEWRREQALEQLAAGSITFSKAAELAGMSVWDFAQLAKERDISWVDDDHVDADLEAL
- a CDS encoding DUF3368 domain-containing protein; translated protein: MWVFDATPLIYLAKVDRLALVHHLDASCVIPERVYDEVVATGLEEGYPDARRIERAVDADRFDVVAVDASPLMARIRENPSLSDADAAVLAYADTHDGVAVMDETYGRDVAAAEGVTTRGTAFLILKLTKQGVISGDDARTIIDGMIDNGWYCAPDVYTKIIQKLDSFET
- a CDS encoding ArdC-like ssDNA-binding domain-containing protein, whose translation is MSTTSDASVSFDEADTRHDEMHSTIEQWIDDLVAGVDDAQASAEFQEWLDVQSRFHDYSSRNTLLIKRQCPEATKVAGYRTWQEEFDRHVKEGESAIWIWAPIIARQCPECENSPGYHEDSGCEYDETPPEEWSEGLVGFQPAPVFDVSQTEGEPLPDLDTAATGDAGDLVDQLTAAADELGVTVRIVPDDDWPHGEAKGICQQLSLIDGQPRVEVRDRANEADLARTLIHEYAHALLHGDVDDDTERSKREVEAEAVAYVVGRYCGLDTSGSAFYLAAWESDDPEVVRDRLGRISRTAEALIGALEGT
- a CDS encoding SatD family protein, whose translation is MTENWPDAEFVAVIGDIRGSRELSDRSEAQQEFKQVVTTLNEDIPDSVIASQFTVTTGDEFQVLLTDAAAAVDAVVAASDQFHPARLRFGIGRGELATQLNPAQAIGMDGPCFHRAREAIDAAEAAGAWVRVAGWGSPIDGHVNAMFDLVQCVREDWTERQAQFARALKAEGTQNGVADRYDVAKSTVSESLSAGHVQAVRAAEASLGELLAASRSNGGSR
- a CDS encoding DUF3307 domain-containing protein; this encodes MSGWLTGLGPAGTALALLLFGHVLGDFAFQTDDLAAAKHRIGPLLTHGSIVVVVHAVVFLPLLTVQTAPTVVVIGVVHVLIDAVSARLRQRTGRSVQLFLGDQLAHLLVILGGWGVVDPATWALTPVVAGLGGVEQLPWAAVTTGAVYLAAFVFAHDGGNAIVRGVLPDPDPAPESEDDLEAGSLIGSLERWIILFLGVAGLWGSVGLVVAAKSIARFEELKQQAFAEYFLVGTLTSVLVAIALAGAVSALV
- a CDS encoding DUF6166 domain-containing protein, which gives rise to MSGTIDDPTTAQSTTETIEVRYVGTRVRGGVRVRTYPGKQELTPSRSLDVVSHSPSGFEWGYGGSGPAQLALAILLDYTDDPEVARTHYQAFKREVVSQLECTGPDGTWTLTTGEIERWLPDE
- a CDS encoding type II toxin-antitoxin system VapC family toxin, giving the protein MAEPVDTPIGTVTAEHFRPGHVRHQVVVGPKFLYALFNPRDQMHAVSRAFMAFVRDGDLPYRRLIVNDHIVDEAATRLKKQASMRNAASFLTTLDESTLYQFESVSEDVFDDAKATFVEWTDLDASLTDFVVAAHMDELAVDHILTYDRHYDAFDVTTLPYRSQD
- a CDS encoding NAD(P)/FAD-dependent oxidoreductase; the encoded protein is MAETYDAIVVGAGHNGLTAALYLADEGWDVCVLERNDKPGGSVRSDELTRESYTHDTHSTNQNLFLGSQVFEEFGDELREAGLAFSQTDKPFANVYPGGDALRVYQDADRTREEFEAHSPADAEGWETLHEEFGRFAENLAPLLGQPLPSVAAGRTLFDAARREGPSGLVDLAQIPLSSTRELGDAYFETPEAKALMACWGLHLDFGPDVSGGAMFPFLESFTALSEGISVATGGASAIPEALTTLIEARGGEIRTNAEVTAVDTQNGRATGVTLADGTTVRAREAVVANLTPTVLYDRLVDDTALPGSFREKVDRYEYGPGTMMIHLALDDLPNWEAGAELSEFAYVHIAPSVDDLAATYTAAQNGQLPESPLLVVGQTTAVDETRTPDNGHILWVQVRALPSEIEGDAADEIEATDWEVAAEPMAERVLDKLETYAPGIRDSIRDRDVHSPADLEATNPNLVGGDSVAGSHHLRQNFLWRPFPGWSRYGTPVEDLYVCGASTWPGAGNNAASGRLCAHRVLTPPFEERAIETAEEYVGDATAAIRRRLS